Below is a genomic region from Betaproteobacteria bacterium.
CACCAACCTCGAACTCTTTGCCGCCGGCGTGCGCAACACCGTCGGCTTCGACTGGAATCCGGAGGATCGTACCCTCTGGTTCACCGACAACGGGCGCGACATGCTCGGCGACGATTCGCCTTCATGCGAGCTCAACCATGCACCGAAGGCCGGGCTGCACTTCGGCTTTCCCTTCTGCCACGAGGGTACGTTGCCCGACCCGCAGTTCGGCGACAAACGAAAGTGCAAGGAATTCGTGCCACCGGTCGTCAAGCTCGGGCCTCATGTGGCTCCGCTCGGCATGCGCTTCTACACCGGCCGGATGTTTCCCGATAGCTATGCCAACCGAATCTTCATCGCCGAGCACGGTTCATGGAATCGCTCGAAGAAGATCGGCTACCGAGTGGTAGCTGTCGACGTCGACAAAGGCAAATCGGCGAAATCCACCGTCTTCGCCGAGGGCTGGCTGCAGGGCGAGGAAAACTGGGGTCGCCCGGTGGACGTGCTGGTGATGCCGGATGGCGCCCTGCTGGTATCCGACGATCAGGCGGGGGTGCTTTACCGGATCAGTTACCGCGGCCCCTGAACGCGGCGGATGGGCGCAGCGACACGACGATGCCGGGGTCGGACTGCTCGAAGCTGGAGGGATTCAGGCCCGCCACCAGCGCTTGCAGTGCGACATAGTCGACCTTGCCGCTGCCCAGAAGCGGAAGCTCCTTGACGGGGAAGATGTTGCGGGCCACGGCGAGTTCGTGTCCCCCGAGCTTGCGCGCGGCTTGCAGCAGTGCCGTGCGATTGAGCTGGAAGTCGGTGGTGAAGAGCACCGTGCTCTCGCCGAGTTCGGGAACCACCAGCACCGTGGCTGCGTGCTGATGGTCGGGCGACGCATGGCGGGCAATGCGCTCGACAGCTTCGAGCGAAACCATCTCCCCCGCCACTTTGGCAAAGCGCTTCACGCGGCCTCGCACGCTGACGAAACCCTCGTCGTCCATCTCCACCACGTCACCCGTGGCATACCAGCCCTCGCCCAACTCGGAACGGGGCCGCTGCAGTGCGCCGGGATCTTCCTGAAAGAGATACCCGAGCATGACATTGGGGCCCCGCACATGGAGCTCACCGCCCCTTGCGATACCAGGCACCGGCACGATCCGGTGCTCGATATTGGGGAGTAAACGGCCCACCGTACCGGACTTGTAGGAAAGGGGCGCATTCAGCGCGAGGACCGGCGAGCACTCGGTTGTGCCGTAGCCTTCCGTGATGCGCAGACCGAACTTGCGCAGCCAGATGTCGGCAACATGCTCGTCTAACTTCTCGGCACCCGAGACCACGACGCGCACGCGATGGAAATCGTACGGATGCGCATTGCGCGCATAGTGGCCGAGGAACGTGCTGGTACCGAACAGGAAGGTGCAGGCCTTCTTGTACGCAAGTTCCGGAATCACGTGGTAATGCAGCGGCGTCGGATAGAGCAACACCTTGGTTCCGGACACCAGCGGCATCAGCGTGCACGCCGTCAGGCTGTACGAGTGATACATCGGCAGCGCATTCAAAAACTTGTCCGCCGGCGTGAAATCGATCACGGCGCGCATCTGCGCCACGTTCGCCAGAATCGACGCGTGCGACAAGACGACACCCTTGGGCGTCCCTTCGGAACCCGAGGTGAAAAGGATGA
It encodes:
- a CDS encoding PQQ-dependent sugar dehydrogenase translates to TNLELFAAGVRNTVGFDWNPEDRTLWFTDNGRDMLGDDSPSCELNHAPKAGLHFGFPFCHEGTLPDPQFGDKRKCKEFVPPVVKLGPHVAPLGMRFYTGRMFPDSYANRIFIAEHGSWNRSKKIGYRVVAVDVDKGKSAKSTVFAEGWLQGEENWGRPVDVLVMPDGALLVSDDQAGVLYRISYRGP